Proteins from a single region of Actinomycetota bacterium:
- a CDS encoding adenylate/guanylate cyclase domain-containing protein has protein sequence MGRGSWIACDEQKVKAPVLISFLLANAAGAVLSFMSGQLANPPARGAAGDMRYLHVFIAYLAVMGIVGHSIGHRIFRNACGWLVQQRRPDEEERRAVLAVPWRYAVVSFGMWLGAAALFGALNVRWESDVITGVRVALSIVLAGLAACAATYLLVERCMRPVYVHALMAKDFDHRHARFGIRPRFLLSWAFGSAVPLLLVGVERLGRPAGFVQPVASLVFLISTGVVTGGLVIYAAARSVADPIDAVRDALTRVRADDLDVQVAVDDGGEIGLLQIGFNQMVEGLRERRTLQDLFGRHVGPGVARQALERGVALGGERREVSVLFVDIVASTGLAESRPPDEVVTVLNVFFDSVVRRVGAEGGWVNKFEGDGAMCVFGAPEPQVDHANRALRAARTLRRDLLALAASNPGLDAAVGVSSGIVVAGNVGTELRYEYTVIGDPVNEAARLTEEAKRRLGRVLASDESVERATSEAVRWRVVDELSLRGRQRPTLAYEPAPDDSASASTASAAPRSASEAGSPE, from the coding sequence GTGGGACGCGGCTCCTGGATCGCTTGCGACGAGCAGAAGGTCAAGGCACCCGTGCTCATCTCGTTCCTGCTGGCGAACGCAGCGGGCGCGGTGCTGTCCTTCATGAGCGGGCAGCTCGCCAATCCGCCTGCTCGCGGTGCGGCCGGCGACATGCGGTACCTCCACGTCTTCATTGCGTATCTCGCGGTCATGGGGATCGTCGGGCACAGCATCGGGCATCGCATCTTTCGAAACGCGTGCGGCTGGCTGGTCCAGCAGCGACGTCCCGACGAGGAGGAGCGCCGCGCTGTGCTCGCAGTGCCATGGCGCTACGCAGTGGTGTCATTCGGCATGTGGCTCGGCGCGGCCGCGCTGTTCGGTGCGCTCAACGTCCGGTGGGAGTCCGACGTGATCACCGGCGTGCGGGTAGCACTGTCCATCGTCCTCGCCGGCCTCGCGGCTTGCGCGGCGACGTACCTGCTCGTCGAGCGGTGCATGCGTCCGGTGTACGTCCACGCGCTCATGGCGAAGGATTTCGACCATCGTCACGCGAGGTTCGGCATCCGGCCCCGCTTCCTGCTCTCGTGGGCCTTCGGGTCCGCGGTCCCGCTGCTGCTCGTCGGCGTCGAGCGCCTCGGACGGCCCGCGGGCTTCGTGCAGCCCGTCGCCAGCCTGGTGTTCCTCATCTCGACCGGCGTGGTGACCGGCGGTCTCGTCATCTACGCCGCGGCGCGCTCAGTCGCCGATCCGATCGACGCCGTCCGGGACGCGCTCACGCGCGTGCGGGCCGACGACCTCGACGTGCAGGTCGCGGTCGACGACGGCGGCGAGATCGGGTTGCTGCAGATCGGGTTCAACCAGATGGTCGAGGGGCTGCGCGAGCGGCGCACGCTGCAGGACCTGTTCGGTCGCCACGTCGGGCCCGGGGTCGCGCGCCAGGCGCTCGAGCGGGGGGTCGCGCTTGGAGGGGAACGACGCGAGGTCAGCGTGTTGTTCGTCGACATCGTGGCGTCGACGGGGCTGGCCGAGAGCCGGCCGCCCGACGAGGTCGTCACCGTCCTCAACGTCTTCTTCGACTCGGTGGTGCGCCGGGTGGGCGCCGAGGGCGGCTGGGTGAACAAGTTCGAGGGCGACGGTGCCATGTGCGTGTTCGGCGCACCGGAGCCGCAGGTCGATCACGCGAACCGCGCGCTGCGGGCGGCGCGCACGCTGCGACGCGACCTGCTCGCGCTGGCGGCCTCCAATCCCGGTCTCGACGCGGCCGTCGGGGTGTCGTCGGGCATCGTGGTCGCCGGCAACGTCGGCACCGAGCTGCGCTACGAGTACACCGTGATCGGCGATCCCGTGAACGAGGCGGCCCGCCTCACCGAGGAGGCGAAGCGGCGTCTGGGCCGGGTGCTCGCGAGCGACGAATCGGTGGAGCGGGCCACGAGCGAGGCGGTCCGGTGGCGGGTCGTCGACGAGCTGTCGCTGCGCGGGCGGCAGCGGCCCACGCTGGCCTACGAGCCCGCGCCCGACGACAGCGCGTCGGCCAGCACGGCGTCCGCCGCGCCTCGCTCGGCGTCCGAAGCGGGCTCGCCGGAGTAG
- a CDS encoding DUF3159 domain-containing protein yields the protein MHSDTWEIPRFRNLARHALPHIVEATVIPLGIFYLSLWLIGVWGALLAAIAWSYGAVACRLITRRRVPGVLLLGATALTVRSIIAFGSGSVFVYFLQPTLGTIAVAAAFLLSVPAGRPLAERLAADFCPLPQSLLANPAMRRFFMRISLLWALTNMLNAAVTIWLLVSQDLAIYLLAKTFVSWTLTGSAIVISTVWFKRSMRRIGVLRGRRAIVTSA from the coding sequence ATGCACTCGGATACCTGGGAGATCCCCCGCTTCCGCAACCTGGCACGTCACGCCCTGCCGCACATCGTCGAAGCGACCGTGATCCCTCTCGGGATCTTCTATCTGAGCCTGTGGCTCATCGGCGTCTGGGGAGCGCTGCTGGCCGCGATCGCCTGGTCCTACGGGGCGGTCGCCTGCCGGCTCATCACGCGGCGCCGGGTTCCCGGCGTCCTCCTCCTCGGCGCGACGGCGCTCACCGTCCGCAGCATCATTGCGTTCGGCAGCGGAAGCGTCTTCGTGTACTTCCTGCAGCCGACCCTCGGCACCATCGCCGTCGCCGCCGCGTTCCTCCTGTCGGTACCCGCGGGCCGACCCCTCGCCGAGCGCCTGGCCGCCGACTTCTGCCCACTCCCCCAGTCGCTGCTGGCCAACCCGGCGATGCGGCGCTTCTTCATGCGCATCTCGCTGCTCTGGGCGCTCACCAACATGCTGAACGCCGCCGTCACCATCTGGCTGCTCGTGAGCCAGGACCTCGCCATCTACCTCCTGGCCAAGACCTTCGTTTCATGGACTCTCACCGGCAGCGCGATCGTGATCTCGACCGTCTGGTTCAAGCGCTCGATGCGCCGCATCGGGGTGTTGCGCGGCCGCCGCGCCATCGTCACCTCCGCGTGA
- a CDS encoding lysophospholipase — protein MDSHRQRDRDLDRLVQALDAPHRGVARPPRHRHLRVSCPAGMFAGAMVSSAVTLTTVDEVTLAGRQWPSSGGESATTVVVTHGFAASKDDAAVLAVTHALRGCGHAVLTYDGRGQGDSGGHCTLGDAERHDVAAAVALAREQSDRVVVLGASMGAIAVMRYAASDADLAGVVAVSSPAGWRIPRTLRSLLAAGLTQTPPGRHLAARYMGVRLARGWSRPEAPDGLAARITAPLAIVHGTIDRFISPREAPLLYAAANDPRRIDLVPGMGHAFDAPGIPAICAAVEWALAMRVASVS, from the coding sequence ATGGACTCTCACCGGCAGCGCGATCGTGATCTCGACCGTCTGGTTCAAGCGCTCGATGCGCCGCATCGGGGTGTTGCGCGGCCGCCGCGCCATCGTCACCTCCGCGTGAGCTGTCCGGCCGGTATGTTTGCGGGGGCCATGGTGAGCTCCGCCGTCACTCTCACGACCGTCGACGAGGTCACGCTCGCCGGTCGGCAGTGGCCGTCGAGCGGCGGAGAGTCGGCGACGACCGTCGTGGTCACCCATGGCTTCGCCGCCTCGAAGGACGACGCCGCCGTGCTCGCCGTGACCCATGCGCTCCGAGGATGCGGGCACGCCGTGCTGACGTACGACGGCCGGGGCCAGGGCGATTCCGGCGGCCACTGCACCCTGGGCGACGCCGAACGTCACGACGTTGCCGCGGCAGTGGCCCTCGCGCGCGAGCAGTCCGATCGGGTCGTGGTGCTCGGCGCGTCCATGGGTGCCATCGCGGTGATGCGCTATGCAGCGAGCGATGCCGACCTCGCGGGAGTGGTCGCGGTGAGCAGCCCGGCCGGCTGGCGCATCCCCCGCACCCTCCGCAGCCTGCTCGCCGCGGGCCTCACCCAGACGCCCCCGGGGCGCCACCTGGCGGCGCGCTACATGGGCGTGCGCCTGGCGCGGGGTTGGTCCCGTCCCGAGGCGCCCGACGGGCTCGCGGCGCGCATCACCGCGCCCCTCGCCATCGTGCACGGCACGATCGACCGGTTCATCTCCCCACGCGAGGCGCCGCTGCTCTACGCGGCGGCCAACGACCCGCGCCGGATCGACCTCGTGCCGGGCATGGGCCACGCCTTCGACGCGCCCGGCATCCCCGCCATCTGCGCCGCCGTGGAATGGGCGCTGGCGATGCGGGTCGCTTCCGTCAGCTGA
- a CDS encoding DegV family protein, whose product MSVSIVTDSAASLPADLAACHDITVVPMSLTLGGISYRDGDLSLAELLSRLDEGVTTSAPSPGEVAKAVEESLGDDGVLVLTIAGTMSGTFHAAHVASSLVDGAVRVFDTETAAGAEGLVVLAAALVARDGGRLDEVEATAAHVRDRVRLVATVDSLDHLVRSGRVPGIAGRAGRSLGLNPLFEFRRGHPRPLRPALSRPTALDRMTAALFNSRVAGARLHVAALHAGAPEPAERLLEQVRAEVDPATEFLGSFSPVMVVHTGPGLVGLAWWWDERPLS is encoded by the coding sequence GTGTCCGTCTCCATCGTCACTGACAGCGCGGCGTCGCTCCCCGCCGACCTCGCTGCCTGCCACGACATCACGGTCGTGCCGATGTCGCTGACGCTCGGGGGGATCTCGTACCGCGACGGTGACCTCAGCCTCGCCGAGCTCCTGTCGCGCCTCGACGAGGGCGTCACCACGTCGGCGCCGTCGCCCGGTGAGGTGGCCAAGGCGGTCGAGGAGAGCTTGGGAGACGACGGCGTGCTCGTGCTCACGATCGCGGGGACGATGAGCGGAACGTTCCATGCCGCCCACGTCGCCTCCTCGTTGGTCGACGGCGCGGTGCGGGTGTTCGACACCGAGACCGCGGCGGGCGCCGAGGGACTCGTCGTGCTCGCGGCGGCGCTGGTGGCACGCGACGGAGGTCGGCTCGATGAAGTCGAGGCGACGGCGGCCCACGTGCGCGATCGAGTCCGCCTGGTGGCGACGGTCGACAGCCTCGACCACCTCGTCCGCAGCGGGCGCGTGCCCGGCATCGCGGGGCGGGCCGGGCGCAGCCTCGGTCTCAACCCCCTGTTCGAGTTCCGGCGGGGTCACCCCCGGCCGCTCCGCCCCGCGCTCAGCCGGCCGACGGCGCTCGACCGCATGACCGCGGCGCTGTTCAACTCGCGGGTGGCCGGGGCGCGGCTCCATGTGGCGGCGCTGCACGCGGGGGCGCCCGAGCCGGCCGAGCGGTTGCTCGAGCAGGTGCGCGCCGAAGTCGATCCGGCCACCGAGTTCCTCGGCTCGTTCAGCCCGGTGATGGTGGTGCACACCGGGCCGGGCCTGGTCGGCCTCGCCTGGTGGTGGGACGAGCGCCCGCTCAGCTGA
- a CDS encoding MFS transporter: protein MRRVADGCEAPRRQPARGRARTPSRLRATPVVRQRRRSRVKDLLRRKGFRSLLIGQGVSALGDWMGTIALMVLVSQETGSSTAVGGILVLRLIPAAVAGPLAARLAQRWDRRRTMLTMDLVRAGIVAVVPLVSALWWAYLWAFMLELASLAFLPARDASIPELAGDDLPVANGLVLGSSYGTIPLGAAAFALAAALTHVHIGIPGAWSANFALAFWIDAVTFLISFAFVRGIADLGRGRRADGAPVEGGLGSPRTFTEALHIPLIRAVIPATLTAALGVGALFSLGIVFVRDLLGATNAEFGAMIALFGVGAVGGLGLLSRRREADLLVTVRTGVAAQGIVIVVFSLAPTLAGAFLGAVGFGGAAAFTLAAGMSALQSRLEDEERVLAFTVFHVVIRGGLSLAALGAGIAADLVGGVSWPLVGHLEPERMVLFCAGALVFVSAGFVRESAPEQPARREAWRVRLHRH, encoded by the coding sequence GTGCGTCGCGTTGCCGATGGCTGCGAAGCGCCTCGCCGGCAACCGGCGCGTGGCCGGGCCCGCACGCCGTCGCGCCTACGTGCGACGCCTGTTGTTCGACAACGACGGCGGAGTCGTGTGAAGGACCTGCTTCGACGCAAGGGCTTCCGCTCGTTGCTCATCGGTCAGGGCGTCTCCGCGCTCGGCGACTGGATGGGCACGATCGCGCTGATGGTCCTCGTCTCCCAGGAGACCGGATCGTCGACCGCGGTCGGGGGCATACTCGTGCTGCGCCTCATCCCCGCGGCGGTCGCCGGTCCGCTCGCGGCACGCCTCGCGCAACGCTGGGACCGGCGGCGCACCATGCTCACCATGGACCTCGTGCGCGCCGGGATCGTCGCCGTGGTGCCGCTCGTGAGCGCGCTCTGGTGGGCCTACCTCTGGGCCTTCATGCTCGAGCTCGCGAGCCTCGCGTTCCTGCCCGCGCGCGACGCGTCGATCCCCGAGCTGGCCGGCGACGACCTTCCCGTCGCGAACGGCCTCGTGCTGGGCTCGTCCTACGGCACCATCCCGTTGGGCGCGGCTGCGTTCGCGCTGGCAGCCGCGCTCACGCACGTCCACATCGGCATCCCCGGAGCCTGGAGCGCGAACTTCGCCCTGGCGTTCTGGATCGACGCGGTCACCTTCCTGATCTCGTTCGCGTTCGTGCGCGGCATCGCCGACTTGGGGCGCGGGAGACGGGCCGACGGCGCGCCGGTCGAGGGTGGGCTGGGCAGCCCGCGCACCTTCACCGAAGCGCTGCACATCCCGCTCATCCGCGCGGTCATCCCCGCCACGTTGACCGCCGCCCTCGGCGTGGGCGCGCTCTTCTCGCTCGGCATCGTGTTCGTCCGCGACCTCCTGGGTGCCACGAATGCCGAGTTCGGGGCGATGATCGCGCTCTTCGGCGTGGGCGCGGTCGGCGGCCTCGGCCTCCTCTCGCGGCGTCGCGAGGCCGACCTGCTGGTCACCGTGCGGACGGGTGTGGCGGCACAGGGCATCGTCATCGTGGTGTTCAGCCTGGCGCCGACGCTCGCCGGTGCCTTCCTCGGAGCCGTCGGTTTCGGCGGGGCGGCCGCCTTCACCCTGGCGGCAGGGATGAGTGCGCTGCAGAGTCGCCTCGAGGACGAGGAGCGCGTGCTCGCGTTCACCGTCTTCCACGTGGTGATCCGCGGCGGACTCAGCCTCGCCGCCCTCGGGGCAGGCATCGCGGCCGACCTCGTCGGCGGCGTGAGCTGGCCGCTCGTCGGCCACCTCGAGCCGGAGCGAATGGTGTTGTTCTGCGCCGGGGCGCTCGTTTTCGTCAGCGCCGGCTTCGTCCGCGAGTCCGCGCCCGAGCAGCCGGCGCGAAGGGAGGCGTGGCGTGTCCGTCTCCATCGTCACTGA
- a CDS encoding glycerol-3-phosphate acyltransferase — protein MLGAMNRASVVLAGFGAGSIPFSNIASRRTGGVDLREVGSGTVSGTALYRVAGFTPLAVAGVLDVSKGAVGPLLAGRRRPLLAAVAGGAAVAGHNWSPWLRGAGGRGIAPAFGSLLATAPTGVPVLAAGLIAGRLARQTGLGSFVALAALVPVLARTSGRRGAAAGACVALPMAAKRLAGNRRVAGPARRRAYVRRLLFDNDGGVV, from the coding sequence ATGCTGGGCGCGATGAATCGCGCGTCAGTGGTCCTGGCGGGCTTCGGAGCGGGCTCGATCCCGTTCTCGAACATCGCGTCGCGCCGGACGGGCGGCGTCGACCTGCGTGAGGTGGGCAGCGGCACCGTGTCGGGCACCGCCCTCTACCGGGTGGCCGGGTTCACGCCGCTGGCCGTGGCCGGAGTCCTCGACGTCAGCAAGGGCGCGGTCGGCCCGCTCCTCGCCGGCCGCCGCCGGCCCCTGCTCGCGGCGGTCGCTGGTGGCGCGGCGGTCGCCGGGCACAACTGGTCGCCTTGGCTCCGCGGCGCGGGAGGGCGCGGCATCGCGCCGGCGTTCGGCTCACTGCTCGCGACCGCGCCGACGGGCGTCCCCGTCCTCGCCGCGGGTCTCATCGCCGGGCGCCTCGCGCGCCAGACCGGCCTCGGTTCGTTCGTGGCGCTCGCCGCGCTGGTGCCGGTGCTGGCGCGCACGAGCGGGCGGCGCGGCGCGGCCGCCGGCGCGTGCGTCGCGTTGCCGATGGCTGCGAAGCGCCTCGCCGGCAACCGGCGCGTGGCCGGGCCCGCACGCCGTCGCGCCTACGTGCGACGCCTGTTGTTCGACAACGACGGCGGAGTCGTGTGA
- a CDS encoding LLM class F420-dependent oxidoreductase, with protein sequence MIRLGLQIPSFTYPGVADDALFERVSDIAVTAEESGFDSIWVMDHFYQLPLLGPPTLNMMESYSLLAALAARTARVQLGTLVTGVTYRNPAVLAKEVTTLDVISRGRAILGIGAAWFDQEHEGYGVPFPSTGERMDRLEEAVQICRAMFTQETATFDGRYYRVKDAINNPRPIRPDGIPIMIGGGGEKRTLRIVAAFADACNLFGQPDEVRHKLDVLARHCEAVGRDPKSINKTRLGTLFIAKSQEAAEAKLGAQLAERGMDLASMDETSRNAIAGMFHVGGPDEIAEQVHGLLDAGLDGLIFNLPDAHDLESVALAGSVLKPLLAA encoded by the coding sequence ATGATCCGCCTCGGGCTCCAGATCCCATCGTTCACCTATCCCGGCGTCGCGGACGACGCCCTCTTCGAGCGAGTGAGCGACATTGCCGTCACCGCCGAGGAATCGGGCTTCGACTCGATCTGGGTGATGGACCACTTCTACCAACTGCCCCTCCTCGGCCCCCCGACGCTCAACATGATGGAGAGCTACTCGCTGCTTGCCGCGCTGGCCGCCCGCACCGCGCGCGTGCAGCTGGGCACGCTTGTCACCGGCGTGACGTATCGAAACCCGGCGGTGCTCGCCAAGGAGGTGACGACGCTCGACGTCATCTCGCGTGGTCGCGCCATCCTCGGGATCGGCGCCGCGTGGTTCGACCAGGAGCACGAGGGCTACGGCGTGCCGTTCCCATCGACCGGCGAGCGGATGGACCGGCTCGAGGAGGCGGTGCAGATCTGCAGGGCGATGTTCACCCAGGAGACGGCGACGTTCGACGGGCGGTACTACCGGGTGAAGGACGCCATCAACAACCCGCGGCCCATCCGACCCGATGGCATCCCGATCATGATCGGAGGCGGGGGCGAGAAGCGCACGCTGCGGATCGTCGCCGCCTTCGCTGACGCGTGCAACCTGTTCGGCCAGCCCGACGAGGTGCGCCACAAGCTCGACGTGCTCGCGCGCCATTGCGAGGCCGTCGGCCGCGATCCGAAGTCGATCAACAAGACGCGACTCGGCACGCTCTTCATCGCCAAGTCGCAGGAGGCAGCCGAGGCGAAGCTCGGCGCCCAGCTCGCCGAGCGAGGCATGGACCTCGCGTCGATGGACGAGACCAGCCGCAACGCGATCGCGGGCATGTTCCACGTGGGCGGCCCCGACGAGATCGCCGAGCAGGTGCACGGGCTGCTCGACGCCGGCCTCGACGGGCTCATCTTCAACCTCCCCGACGCCCACGATCTCGAGTCGGTGGCGCTCGCCGGGTCGGTGCTGAAACCGCTGCTCGCGGCCTGA
- a CDS encoding sulfurtransferase — protein MSIERVLAAARARLERVGPAEAARLMAEGGLLVDTRPEAQRVRDGAVPGALVIERNVLEWRLDPASDHRIPEVTGYDQAIVVMCSEGYSSSLAAAALQDVGLVRATDLEGGFQAWAASGLPVRRGAR, from the coding sequence GTGAGTATTGAGCGCGTGCTCGCGGCGGCGCGGGCACGACTCGAGCGGGTGGGCCCGGCCGAGGCGGCGCGGCTCATGGCCGAGGGCGGCCTGCTCGTCGACACCCGGCCCGAGGCGCAGCGCGTGCGCGACGGCGCGGTGCCGGGGGCGTTGGTGATCGAGCGCAACGTGCTGGAGTGGCGACTCGACCCCGCGAGCGACCATCGCATCCCCGAGGTGACCGGCTACGACCAGGCGATCGTCGTCATGTGCTCCGAGGGCTACAGCTCGAGCCTGGCGGCCGCCGCGCTCCAGGACGTCGGGCTCGTCCGGGCAACCGACCTCGAGGGTGGGTTCCAGGCATGGGCAGCGAGCGGGCTGCCGGTCAGGCGCGGCGCGCGCTGA
- a CDS encoding sulfate ABC transporter ATP-binding protein, which produces MAITARNVTKRFGDFVALEDVSVDVPSGSLTALLGPSGGGKSTLLRIIAGLEQPDSGVVEIAGTDATRLPPQSRNVGFVFQHYAAFKHMSVYRNVAFGLEIRKRPKDEIKRKVDELLELVHLEQFAHRRPAQLSGGQRQRMALARALAVEPQVLLLDEPFGALDAQVRKELRKWLRRLHDEVHVTTVFVTHDQEEAMEVADSIVVIAGGRIEQTGSPSELYEQPANDFVMSFLGPVTQLGDRLVRPHDLELHEEPDATTVEATVVRVLRLGFEVRVEVVVDGVDVWVQLTREQVDGLNLAPGSVVHVGPVRRTPERTVVPAANAGP; this is translated from the coding sequence ATGGCCATCACCGCGCGCAACGTGACGAAGCGCTTCGGCGACTTCGTCGCGCTCGAGGACGTGTCCGTCGATGTTCCGTCGGGGTCGCTGACCGCTCTGCTCGGCCCGAGCGGCGGTGGCAAGTCGACCCTGCTGCGCATCATCGCCGGGCTCGAGCAGCCCGACTCGGGGGTGGTCGAGATCGCCGGCACCGATGCCACCCGGCTCCCTCCGCAGAGCCGCAACGTGGGTTTCGTGTTCCAGCACTACGCCGCGTTCAAGCACATGAGCGTGTACCGCAACGTCGCCTTCGGCCTCGAGATCCGCAAGCGGCCCAAGGACGAGATCAAGCGCAAGGTCGACGAGCTGCTCGAGCTCGTGCACCTCGAGCAGTTCGCGCACCGTCGCCCGGCGCAGCTGTCGGGCGGCCAGCGTCAGCGCATGGCGCTCGCCCGGGCGCTCGCGGTCGAGCCGCAGGTGTTGCTGCTCGACGAGCCGTTCGGCGCACTCGACGCCCAGGTGCGCAAGGAGCTCCGCAAGTGGCTGCGCCGCCTGCACGACGAGGTGCACGTCACGACCGTCTTCGTCACCCACGATCAGGAGGAGGCGATGGAGGTGGCCGACAGCATCGTCGTGATCGCGGGTGGCCGGATCGAGCAGACGGGGTCGCCGAGTGAGCTGTACGAGCAACCCGCGAACGACTTCGTGATGAGCTTCCTCGGGCCGGTGACGCAGCTGGGCGACCGGCTGGTCCGTCCGCACGACCTCGAGCTGCACGAGGAGCCCGACGCGACGACGGTCGAGGCCACGGTCGTGAGGGTGCTGCGACTGGGCTTCGAGGTCCGCGTCGAGGTGGTGGTCGACGGGGTCGATGTGTGGGTGCAGCTCACTCGCGAGCAGGTGGACGGCCTGAACCTGGCGCCGGGCAGCGTCGTCCACGTCGGCCCCGTCCGCCGGACGCCGGAACGGACGGTCGTGCCCGCCGCCAACGCCGGCCCCTGA
- a CDS encoding sulfate ABC transporter permease gives MAKWGLRLAALAYLLFLLVLPVGLVFWRTFQHGLSPVWHQLTEPDALHAFQVTLKVAILAVILNTVFGVLVAVLVVRHEFPGKRLLNAFIDLPLAVSPVVVGLALILVYGKFSSFGGWLADRGIQVIFSLPGMVMATIFVSLPLVVREVAPVLEEIGIEQEQAAWTLGAGPVQTFRRVTLPAIRWALAYGVVLTLARSLGEFGAIAVVSGRFVGKTQTLTLYVEQQFQNFNVAGAYAASFVLAFIAVVILVVMNVLRPKEEEA, from the coding sequence GTGGCTAAGTGGGGACTGCGACTGGCGGCGCTCGCGTACCTGCTGTTCCTGCTCGTGCTGCCCGTCGGGCTGGTCTTCTGGCGCACCTTCCAGCACGGGCTCAGCCCGGTGTGGCACCAGTTGACGGAGCCCGACGCGCTGCATGCCTTTCAGGTCACGCTGAAGGTCGCCATCCTCGCGGTGATCCTCAACACGGTGTTCGGGGTGCTCGTCGCCGTCCTGGTGGTCCGGCACGAGTTCCCGGGGAAGCGTCTCCTCAACGCATTCATCGACCTGCCCCTGGCCGTGTCGCCGGTGGTCGTGGGGCTGGCGTTGATCCTCGTCTACGGCAAGTTCTCCAGCTTCGGCGGCTGGCTCGCCGATCGCGGCATCCAGGTGATCTTCTCGCTTCCCGGCATGGTGATGGCCACCATCTTCGTGTCGCTGCCCCTCGTCGTGCGCGAGGTCGCGCCGGTGCTCGAGGAGATCGGCATCGAGCAGGAACAGGCCGCGTGGACGCTGGGCGCGGGGCCGGTACAGACCTTTCGCAGGGTGACCCTGCCCGCCATCCGCTGGGCGCTCGCCTACGGAGTGGTGCTCACGTTGGCGCGCTCCCTGGGCGAGTTCGGCGCCATCGCCGTGGTGTCGGGCCGCTTCGTCGGCAAGACCCAAACCCTGACGCTCTATGTCGAACAGCAGTTCCAGAACTTCAACGTGGCCGGTGCGTACGCCGCCTCGTTCGTCCTGGCGTTCATCGCCGTCGTGATCCTGGTCGTGATGAACGTGCTCCGGCCCAAGGAAGAGGAGGCCTGA
- the cysT gene encoding sulfate ABC transporter permease subunit CysT — MGVGLAMVYLSLIVLIPLAAVVWKSTDGGLSGFWRSVSNPEAWAALRLTVVASLLVAVINVVFGTLIAWVLVRDDFPGKRVVNGLIDLPFALPTIVAGLVLLALYGPQTPIGINLAYTRLAVLVALLFVTLPFVVRTVQPVLMELDRDMEEAAASLGAGNLTIFRRVVLPNLVPAILAGTALSFARAIAEFGSTVLISGNIPLKTQVSAVQIFGQIESDNRTGAAAVATVLLVVALAVIVALDVIKRWSARRG; from the coding sequence ATGGGCGTGGGACTGGCGATGGTGTACCTCAGCCTCATCGTGCTCATCCCGCTGGCCGCCGTGGTCTGGAAGTCGACCGACGGCGGCCTGTCCGGCTTCTGGCGCTCGGTCTCCAACCCCGAGGCGTGGGCCGCGCTCCGGCTCACCGTGGTGGCGTCGCTGCTCGTGGCCGTCATCAACGTCGTGTTCGGCACGCTGATCGCGTGGGTGCTGGTGCGCGACGACTTCCCGGGCAAGCGGGTGGTGAACGGCCTGATCGACCTGCCGTTCGCGCTCCCGACGATCGTGGCGGGTCTCGTGCTCCTCGCGCTCTACGGACCACAGACGCCGATCGGGATCAACCTGGCGTACACCCGCCTCGCTGTGCTGGTCGCGCTGTTGTTCGTGACCCTGCCGTTCGTGGTCCGCACGGTGCAACCGGTGCTCATGGAGCTCGACCGCGACATGGAAGAAGCCGCGGCGTCGCTGGGCGCCGGCAACCTGACGATCTTCCGCCGCGTCGTGCTGCCCAACCTGGTGCCCGCCATCCTGGCGGGAACCGCGCTGTCGTTCGCGCGTGCGATCGCCGAGTTCGGCTCCACCGTGCTCATCTCGGGGAACATCCCGCTCAAAACGCAGGTCTCGGCCGTTCAGATCTTCGGCCAGATCGAGAGCGACAACCGCACCGGTGCCGCGGCGGTGGCCACGGTCCTCCTCGTGGTGGCTCTGGCCGTGATCGTGGCGCTCGACGTGATCAAGCGCTGGAGCGCGCGCCGTGGCTAA